In Macadamia integrifolia cultivar HAES 741 chromosome 5, SCU_Mint_v3, whole genome shotgun sequence, a single window of DNA contains:
- the LOC122080136 gene encoding hydroxyproline O-galactosyltransferase GALT6-like, protein MKRGKFDAFFSFCRQRSVQLLIAVGFLYIFLVSLEIPFVFNGGVGSISADGFNGFLNEALSLPFRLDSEEETQVKEAPIRPSKESFRVSQSKFQPSQPRTVERRVREQKTISGLIFQDSTSSSSKDGFSGLLKSARDSWVIGKKVWKELESENVQFEEEKRKRENRSEFCPHSISLAGSEFQSRGKIIVLPCGLTLGSHITLVGIPLPAHAESDPKITLPTGGNEPVMVSQFMVELQGLKTVDGEEPPRILHFNPRLKGDWSGKPVIEQNTCYRMQWGSALRCDGWKSRADEETVDELVKCEKWIRDDDNHSEESKTIWWLNRLIGRTKKVTVDWPYPFAEGKLFVLTLSAGLEGYHVNVDGRHITSFPYRTGFVLEDATGLSVNGDIDIHSIFAASLPTSHPSFAPQKLLEKSSRWQAPPLPDGPVELFIGVLSAGNHFSERMAIRKSWMQSKLIRSSQVVARFFVALNGRKVINAELKKEAEFFGDIVIVPFMDSYDLVVMKTVAICEYGVRVVSAKYIMKCDDDTFVRIDTVLKEAKKVPSNRSLYVGNMNYYHKPLREGKWAVTYEEWPEEDYPPYANGPGYIVSSDIAHFVVSEFENHNLRLFKMEDVSMGMWVEQFNSSSRPVEYIHSVRFCQFGCIDDYITAHYQSPRQMICMWDKLQQHGRPQCCNMR, encoded by the exons ATGAAGAGAGGAAAGTTTgatgctttcttctctttttgtaggCAGAGGTCCGTGCAGTTGTTGATCGCTGTAGGGtttttgtatattttcttaGTGAGCTTGGAAATCCCTTTTGTGTTTAATGGCGGTGTCGGCTCCATTTCTGCTGATGGTTTTAATGGGTTTCTGAACGAAGCGTTGTCTCTGCCTTTCCGACTTGACAGTGAAGAGGAGACGCAGGTGAAAGAAGCACCAATTCGTCCTTCTAAAGAGTCTTTTAGGGTTTCCCAGAGTAAATTCCAGCCATCGCAACCCAGAACAGTCGAGAGACGGGTGCGAGAGCAGAAGACCATTTCAGGCTTAATTTTTCAGGATAGCACATCTAGTAGCAGCAAAGATGGGTTTTCTGGGCTTCTGAAGTCCGCTAGGGATTCATGGGTAATAGGGAAGAAGGTCTGGAAAGAGCTGGAATCGGAGAATGTACAGTtcgaagaggagaagaggaaaagggagaaTCGATCCGAGTTTTGCCCACATTCAATTTCGCTTGCTGGGTCTGAATTTCAGAGTCGCGGTAAAATTATAGTTCTTCCGTGCGGACTGACTCTAGGATCACATATTACTTTGGTGGGGATACCGCTTCCGGCTCATGCTGAGTCTGACCCGAAGATTACCCTCCCTACAGGAGGGAATGAGCCAGTTATGGTCTCGCAGTTCATGGTGGAGTTGCAGGGACTGAAGACGGTTGATGGGGAAGAGCCTCCAAGGATTTTGCACTTCAATCCTAGGTTGAAGGGAGATTGGAGTGGCAAGCCGGTCATAGAACAGAATACTTGCTATAGGATGCAGTGGGGTTCAGCGCTTCGGTGCGACGGTTGGAAATCTAGGGCTGACGAGGAAACTG TTGATGAACTGGTCAAGTGCGAGAAATGGATCCGTGATGATGACAACCACTCAGAAGAGTCAAAAACAATATGGTGGTTAAACCGGCTGATTGGCCGAACAAAGAAGGTTACAGTTGATTGGCCATACCCATTTGCTGAGGGCAAGCTGTTCGTACTCACGCTTAGTGCAGGGTTGGAAGGTTATCATGTCAATGTTGATGGAAGGCATATCACGTCTTTCCCTTATCGCACT GGATTTGTTCTAGAGGATGCCACTGGTCTATCAGTGAATGGGGATATTGATATACACTCCATATTTGCTGCTTCCTTGCCAACATCGCATCCAAGTTTTGCTCCACAGAAGCTACTTGAGAAGTCGAGTAGATGGCAAGCCCCACCTCTTCCTGATGGGCCCGTGGAGCTTTTCATTGGTGTCCTCTCTGCTGGTAACCATTTTTCTGAGAGAATGGCCATTAGGAAATCCTGGATGCAGTCAAAACTGATCAGGTCTTCACAAGTTGTTGCTCGGTTCTTTGTGGCACTG AATGGAAGAAAAGTGATAAATGCAGAGCTAAAGAAAGAAGCTGAGTTCTTTGGTGATATTGTTATAGTTCCTTTTATGGATAGCTATGACCTTGTGGTTATGAAGACAGTTGCCATCTGTGAATATGGG GTTCGTGTAGTATCTGCGAAGTATATCATGAAGTGCGATGATGATACATTTGTCAGGATAGATACAGTGCTCAAGGAAGCAAAGAAAGTGCCAAGCAATAGGAGCCTATATGTAGGGAACATGAATTACTATCATAAGCCCTTGCGTGAGGGTAAATGGGCAGTGACATATGAG GAATGGCCAGAAGAAGATTATCCACCCTATGCGAATGGCCCTGGCTACATTGTGTCTTCTGATATTGCACACTTTGTGGTGTCCGAGTTTGAGAATCACAACCTAAGa CTGTTCAAAATGGAAGACGTGAGTATGGGAATGTGGGTAGAACAGTTCAATAGCTCTTCAAGGCCAGTGGAGTACATTCACAGCGTGAGGTTCTGCCAGTTTGGGTGTATTGATGACTACATCACGGCGCACTACCAGTCTCCTAGGCAGATGATTTGTATGTGGGACAAATTGCAACAACATGGACGACCTCAATGCTGCAATATGAGATGA